In Ferrimicrobium sp., the following are encoded in one genomic region:
- a CDS encoding glutamine synthetase family protein, producing MHIEDLRRLVDAGEIDTVVVAMTDMQGRLQGKRLDADFFLDETLQAGTEGCSYLLGVDVDMNTVPGYEITSWEKGYGDFVLTPDLSTLVPTPWVDKTVFCHADLSWVDGSSVVEGPRNILKGQLARAQEHGLWLQVGTELEFLLFQESFEDARSQSYRGLTPANQYNVDYSILGTSRVEPILGRIRRQMKAAGMVVESVKGECNYGQHEIAFRYSEALSKADEHALYKLGAKEIAGQEGMSLSFMAKFNEREGNSCHIHLSATDEEGRSLFAGDDGKRIHGASVLFEHAIAGLSATMRDFALLYAPNINSYKRYVEGSFAPTAIAWGMDNRTCALRVVGHGQSLRVENRVPGGDVNPYLAIGAMVAGVLYGIDNELELDPPMQGNAYVADVERMPTSLGEAMELFTQSAIARSAFSDGVVEHYTNMAQVELDAFGRAVTDWELQRSFERL from the coding sequence ATGCACATAGAGGATCTCAGGCGCCTTGTCGATGCGGGTGAGATCGACACCGTCGTTGTCGCTATGACCGATATGCAGGGTCGTCTGCAGGGGAAGCGTTTGGATGCGGACTTCTTCCTCGATGAGACACTCCAGGCTGGCACCGAAGGGTGCAGTTATCTTCTCGGCGTCGATGTGGATATGAATACCGTTCCTGGTTACGAGATCACCTCTTGGGAAAAGGGGTATGGTGACTTTGTCCTCACTCCTGACCTCTCCACGCTCGTTCCTACTCCTTGGGTCGATAAGACGGTGTTCTGTCATGCGGATTTGTCCTGGGTTGATGGATCGAGCGTTGTTGAGGGGCCTCGCAATATCTTGAAAGGCCAGTTGGCGCGTGCACAAGAACATGGTCTCTGGCTACAAGTGGGCACCGAGCTTGAGTTTCTTCTCTTTCAGGAGAGCTTCGAGGATGCCCGCTCGCAGTCCTATCGTGGTCTTACTCCAGCGAATCAATATAACGTGGACTACTCGATACTCGGAACTTCGCGAGTTGAACCGATTCTCGGTCGAATTCGAAGACAGATGAAGGCTGCTGGCATGGTGGTGGAGTCCGTCAAGGGCGAGTGCAACTATGGCCAACACGAGATCGCCTTCCGTTATTCGGAGGCACTTTCCAAAGCCGATGAACATGCTCTCTACAAGTTGGGTGCGAAGGAGATCGCTGGCCAGGAGGGGATGAGTCTGTCGTTCATGGCCAAGTTCAATGAGCGTGAGGGCAACTCGTGTCACATCCATCTCTCAGCCACCGATGAGGAGGGTCGTTCACTCTTCGCGGGTGATGATGGCAAACGAATCCATGGAGCATCGGTGCTGTTCGAACACGCCATCGCTGGTTTGTCGGCGACGATGCGCGATTTTGCACTGCTCTATGCACCAAATATCAATAGCTACAAGCGCTATGTCGAGGGATCCTTCGCCCCAACGGCGATCGCGTGGGGAATGGACAATCGGACCTGTGCCCTCCGTGTCGTTGGTCATGGTCAATCGCTGCGGGTCGAGAATCGAGTGCCAGGTGGGGACGTCAACCCGTATCTGGCTATCGGCGCGATGGTGGCTGGAGTACTCTATGGGATCGACAACGAGCTTGAACTCGATCCGCCGATGCAAGGGAACGCCTATGTGGCGGATGTGGAGCGAATGCCCACCAGTCTTGGTGAGGCGATGGAGCTCTTTACACAATCAGCCATTGCCCGCTCCGCGTTCTCTGATGGGGTTGTTGAGCACTACACCAACATGGCCCAGGTTGAGCTCGACGCATTTGGGCGTGCGGTGACCGATTGGGAGTTACAGAGGAGTTTTGAGCGACTATGA
- a CDS encoding aldehyde dehydrogenase has protein sequence MSTTQNIVNPADLSVCATVEFLEVEEVDELIHRAHHRYPSWRAMTPHDRRQLLLAFAREVRDHCEELAEAEMRSAGHPITSARGEALGVADVIEYFAGFPEHPSGRQIPVAGGIDVTFREPLGVVGVIVPWNFPMLIASWGFAPALAAGNTVVLKPAEATPLSALILERLALNAGFPEGVFQVAPGRGDSAGWRLATNELVRKVCFTGSTRVGKQIMAGCADQMKRVTLELGGKSANIIFGDADVEAAAKAAPFAVFDNAGQDCCARSRLLVDRAIYDDFLPIFLEATASIIVGDPHDDRTQMGPLISAQQLARVQGYVAEAEVIYQVPNVLTKGYYFAPTVLSGADASAPSCREEIFGPVVSVVPFDTEAEALQIANDSIYGLSGSVWTRDLSRALRVVRQLESGNLSVNSNSSVRYSTPFGGFKGSGIGRELGPDALDAFTEVKNVFIAIEEEKG, from the coding sequence ATGAGCACCACGCAGAACATCGTCAATCCAGCCGACTTGAGCGTCTGTGCGACAGTCGAGTTCCTTGAGGTCGAGGAGGTTGATGAACTCATTCACCGGGCACATCACCGGTATCCGAGTTGGCGGGCAATGACCCCACATGATCGGAGACAACTGTTGCTCGCCTTTGCGCGCGAGGTTCGTGATCACTGCGAGGAGTTGGCTGAGGCTGAGATGCGCTCAGCTGGCCACCCGATCACCTCGGCTAGAGGTGAGGCCCTTGGGGTCGCTGATGTGATCGAGTATTTTGCCGGGTTTCCAGAGCACCCTTCGGGTCGTCAGATTCCGGTCGCTGGAGGCATCGACGTTACATTTCGCGAGCCGTTGGGTGTCGTTGGCGTGATTGTGCCATGGAACTTCCCGATGCTGATTGCGTCATGGGGATTCGCCCCAGCACTCGCCGCTGGCAATACCGTAGTTCTCAAACCGGCCGAGGCTACTCCATTGAGCGCGCTCATCCTGGAGCGCCTGGCCCTCAACGCTGGATTCCCCGAAGGGGTCTTTCAAGTAGCGCCGGGACGTGGGGATAGTGCAGGTTGGCGGCTGGCGACCAATGAGCTCGTGAGGAAGGTATGTTTCACGGGATCGACGCGAGTGGGCAAGCAGATTATGGCGGGTTGTGCCGATCAGATGAAGCGAGTCACCCTTGAACTGGGTGGCAAAAGCGCCAATATCATCTTCGGTGACGCCGACGTGGAGGCTGCGGCCAAGGCTGCCCCCTTCGCCGTCTTTGACAACGCGGGACAGGATTGCTGTGCACGATCAAGACTGCTCGTCGATCGCGCTATCTACGACGACTTTCTACCCATTTTTCTTGAGGCCACGGCGTCGATCATCGTCGGCGATCCCCACGACGATCGCACACAGATGGGGCCGCTGATCTCGGCGCAGCAACTCGCCCGCGTGCAGGGGTATGTCGCCGAAGCTGAGGTTATCTACCAGGTGCCGAACGTTCTCACGAAGGGTTACTACTTCGCACCGACCGTTCTCTCGGGTGCCGATGCCAGCGCTCCTTCGTGTCGTGAGGAGATCTTCGGACCAGTCGTCTCTGTGGTCCCCTTTGACACCGAGGCCGAGGCGCTCCAGATCGCGAATGACTCGATCTATGGACTCTCCGGTTCGGTCTGGACGAGAGATCTGTCACGGGCACTTCGGGTGGTCCGCCAACTCGAGAGTGGGAACCTCTCGGTGAACTCCAACTCGTCGGTACGGTACTCAACGCCCTTTGGTGGGTTTAAGGGATCAGGGATCGGAAGAGAGCTCGGTCCAGATGCACTGGATGCCTTCACTGAGGTAAAAAATGTCTTCATAGCCATCGAGGAAGAGAAGGGATAG
- a CDS encoding 3-oxoacyl-ACP reductase: protein MLRLENKVAVITGAASGIGAASARKFAVEGAKVVVVDLDEEKGAAIASEIGGLFIRADVTSEEEVKAMYETTVAHFGTLDVCFNNAGISPPEDDSILETDLQAWRRVQDVNLTSVYLCSKYGIETLLAHGGGSVINTASFVALVGAATSQISYTASKGGVLTMSRELGVQFARSGVRVNSLCPGPVNTPLLQELFAKDPERAARRLIHVPTGRFAEPEEIANAVCFLASDEASFITATAFIVDGGVHAAYVTPL from the coding sequence GTGTTACGTTTGGAGAACAAGGTCGCGGTGATCACCGGAGCGGCGAGCGGAATAGGAGCGGCGAGCGCAAGAAAGTTTGCTGTTGAGGGTGCCAAAGTCGTGGTGGTTGACTTGGATGAGGAGAAGGGCGCTGCGATCGCGTCAGAGATCGGCGGTCTCTTTATCCGCGCTGACGTTACCTCCGAGGAGGAGGTGAAGGCGATGTACGAGACAACGGTTGCCCATTTTGGCACGTTGGATGTGTGTTTTAACAACGCTGGGATCTCGCCTCCTGAGGATGACTCGATCCTTGAGACGGATCTGCAAGCGTGGCGCCGTGTCCAGGACGTCAATCTCACCAGTGTCTACCTGTGTTCAAAGTATGGTATCGAGACCCTGCTCGCGCATGGAGGAGGATCGGTTATCAACACCGCCTCCTTCGTGGCCCTTGTCGGTGCGGCGACCTCCCAGATCTCCTATACCGCCTCAAAGGGTGGAGTTCTCACGATGTCGAGAGAATTGGGTGTACAGTTTGCTCGCAGTGGAGTCAGAGTCAATTCGCTGTGTCCTGGACCGGTGAATACACCGTTGCTCCAGGAGCTCTTTGCCAAAGACCCAGAACGCGCCGCTCGCCGTCTCATTCACGTTCCCACAGGTCGCTTCGCCGAACCCGAAGAGATCGCCAACGCCGTCTGTTTCTTGGCCTCAGACGAGGCATCCTTTATCACCGCTACGGCCTTTATTGTGGATGGTGGAGTCCATGCAGCCTACGTTACTCCTCTCTAG
- a CDS encoding GntR family transcriptional regulator: MGTNLTDFPTLKQESSVPPYQQIELLLLEAISSGQLKGGDRLPAERELALHFGVSRMTLRHALVRLENRGLVAKVIGRSGGTFVQGPKIACDLSRIAGFTEQLKNNGLRPGARVLAAVEQPADDELAKTLEIAPNTGCYRIDRLRLADEKPVAIEQSWFPAERFPGLIEHDLRGSLYLILEETYGERPTRALETLESVRLSRAQAELLGLRGAQPGLQIERIAYSLGGRVVEYARDIFRGDRTKVTLWSGLDSNL, from the coding sequence ATGGGAACGAACCTAACCGACTTTCCGACGCTCAAACAGGAGTCATCGGTTCCTCCCTACCAACAGATCGAACTCCTGCTCCTTGAGGCTATCTCGAGCGGACAGCTCAAGGGCGGCGACCGTCTGCCAGCCGAGCGAGAGCTCGCCCTGCACTTTGGTGTCTCTCGCATGACGCTCAGGCATGCTCTGGTTCGCCTTGAGAACAGAGGCCTGGTTGCCAAGGTAATCGGCAGGAGCGGAGGCACTTTTGTTCAGGGTCCAAAGATCGCCTGCGATCTGAGTAGAATCGCTGGCTTCACCGAGCAGCTGAAAAACAATGGCTTGCGCCCTGGAGCTCGGGTGCTCGCTGCGGTGGAGCAGCCAGCCGACGACGAACTTGCGAAAACCCTTGAGATCGCCCCTAATACGGGCTGCTACCGCATCGATCGACTCCGTCTTGCGGATGAAAAGCCGGTGGCGATCGAGCAGTCCTGGTTTCCAGCCGAGCGATTTCCGGGCCTTATCGAACACGACCTTCGCGGCTCGCTCTACCTTATTCTTGAAGAGACCTACGGTGAGCGGCCCACCCGTGCTCTCGAGACTCTTGAGTCGGTCCGCCTGAGCAGAGCCCAAGCGGAGCTGCTTGGACTGAGAGGTGCACAACCCGGGCTCCAGATCGAACGGATCGCCTATTCGCTTGGTGGACGGGTTGTCGAGTATGCGCGTGATATCTTTCGAGGAGATCGTACGAAGGTCACACTCTGGAGCGGCTTGGACTCCAACCTCTAA